From Niallia sp. Man26:
GCAAGCCATACAGAAAGTATATGTTTGAGATAAAATAAGTACTGAAACTTTTATTTCTTTATAACGTATATATTAGTAACAAATAGGATTGGTGATGTTAGTTTTATGCATACGAAGAACGAAGCTGCTAAGTTAATCGCTAAACTAGGTTGTTATCTCATTATTGTAGTTGGCGTTTTATTTAACTTAGACTGGAATCCGTTTTTTAGTGGATTTGCAGTGCTTATTTTCATTTTAAAAGCTGCATTAGATATAAAGAAGTTCAATCGTGCAAGATTAATAAGGAGTCTTAAATGAGAATCCTTGAAAGCTAGATTAATCAGCTCATTTTTGAAGAATATTGGAGGATTATTCATGGGAAAAGCCAGTTGGGCACCATATGTGAAGAAGCTGCTTTGGGTAATAGGCTTAATTATTTTAGCAAGTATATGCTTCCATTTTGACAATCAAATTCAACAAAAAGCAAATGAGCAATTTTATTTTATTCCTGTGATTTGGACAAAATTATTCATTTCACTTATGTTTGGACTTTATCTTTCCTTAATTTTGGTGAAAAGATGGTCGATAAGTATAAATTCATCTTTATTATGGTGTGTTGCGGTCCCGTGTCTATTACTTTCCATAAGCTTTCCAGTATTGGTAACACTTGCAGCTGCTGGTCATTTACCTGATGTGATATCTAGCTCTCCAGTTATTATGGAACTGCAAAAAATCTTTTCAACTAATATATTAGGTGTAACAGCAGGCTTGACAATGATTATAAGTTTCTTTGGCAATCAAAAAATTTGTGATGATAATATATAATAAGAAGAGATGAGATGTCGACATTTTGTCGGCATTTTTGGATAAAAGATATAATCAATGGGTTAATAGAGACTACAATAAGAAATATTAGTAATATGGTCATTGGCAATAAATAACAGTGTTTATCTGAACTTGTTTTGCAAGAGAGAAGGTCTAAGGTAGATAATTATATTCTTGAGTTGAGCGATAACTAATCTTTTTTGACTTACTTAATAAGAAGTCACTTATTATCAGATAAAATTGCCAAAACAAATGGTCCTCTACTACGAATAGTTGGACGTGTTAAGGCAATTACTAAGAAGTACAAAAGTAAAAAATAATATATAGGCCATGGAAAATAAATCGAAACATGGTTCTTTACATACCTCTATAGGGTATGTTAAAATAGCCTCAAGTAAGGGGGGAGTGTAATGGATAACTCAGTAAAAGGAGAAGCTTGTCATACAGTTGATGGCACCTCTTCTCGTAAAAGTCATCATCCTGAACGGGTAAAAAAGGATTTAACAACAAGATTAAATCGTATAGAAGGCCAAATCCGTGGAATTAAAGGGATGATAGACAAGGATGTATACTGTGATGACGTTATTACCCAGATATCTGCGACACAATCAGCATTAAATAGTGTTGCCAAAATCCTCTTGGAAGGTCATTTAAAAGGGTGTGTTGTAGACCGGCTTTCAAAAGGTGATGAAGAGGTTTTAGACGAGTTAGTCGTAACTATCCAAAAATTAATGAAAAAATAAATTTTTTTCGTTTAAATATACCCTTACGTGGTATAAGTATAAATTATAAATGATAAAAGGAGAGACTTAAAATGCAATCTGTAACTTTAAATGTACAAGGAATGTCATGCGGACATTGTGTAAAGGCTGTAGAAGAGAGTGTTGGGGAATTAGAAGGTATTAACCAAGTAAGTGTAAAATTAGATAAAGCATTGGTTGAAGTATCTTTTAATGAAACTCAAGTATCTCTTGATAAAATTAAAGAAACAATCGAAGACCAAGGATATGACGTAGAATAAGAGTGCTGCAACAGCACTCTCTCATTTTATCGAAAATATACCCCGTATAGGTATAAAAGAGGTGAATCTTAACATGAGTACAGCAGCAAAAAGTGCAGCTTCTAAAGAAACGAATATTGGAATAACTGGAATGACTTGTGCAGCGTGCGCAACCCGAATTGAAAAAGGGTTAAACAAATTAGAAGGTGTTGAACAAGCAACAGTCAACCTAGCTCTAGAAAAATCAATAATAAAATATGATGCGACAAAACTAAGTGAAGCAGATTTTGAAAAGAAGATAGAAGCACTTGGCTACGGTGTTGTTAAGCAAAAGGCAGAATTTAATATCACCGGCATGACTTGTGCAGCATGTGCAACGCGTATCGAAAAAGGAATTAATAAAATCCAAGGGGTTGCAAATGCGAACGTCAATTTAGCACTTGAAAAGGCAATGATTGAATTTAATCCTGCAGAAGTATCAGTTGGAGATATTCTTACGAAAGTAGAAAAGCTAGGTTACGGTGCACACCAACAGCAAGACGAAACAGAACAGGTTGATTACCGTGAAAAGCATATTAAAGATCAACAGCGTAAATTCATTATTTCAGCTTTAATATCGTTGCCATTGTTATGGACAATGGTCGCACATTTTTCGTTTACCTCGTTTCTATATGTACCAGACCTTTTAATGAATCCGTGGATTCAATTGATATTGGCAACGCCGGTTCAATTTATTATTGGTAAGCAGTTCTATGTTGGAGCTTATAAAGCGATTCGTAATGGGAGTGCAAATATGGATGTGCTTGTTGTCATGGGTACATCAGCAGCGTATTTTTACAGTTTATATCAAGCAATTGTAACTGCTGGAACACACCACGGACCGCATTTATATTTTGAAACAAGTGCAGTATTAATAACACTTATCCTTTTAGGTAAATTATTTGAAGCAAAAGCAAAGGGCCGTTCATCCGAAGCAATTAAAAAATTAATGGGACTTCAAGCTAAAACAGCAATTGTTATACGAGATGGCTCTGAAAAAGAGATACCCGTAGAAGAAGTAGTGATTGGTGACATTGTCTTAGTGAAACCTGGTGAAAAAATCCCCGTTGATGGAGAGGTATTAGACGGGACAACGGCTGTCGATGAATCTATGTTAACAGGTGAAAGTCTGCCAGTGGATAAAAAAGCTGGGGATATGTTGTACGGTTCGACCATTAACAAAAATGGTTTCATTAAAATGACAGCAACAAAAGTTGGCCGTAACACGGCACTAGCCCAAATCATTAAAGTCGTCGAAAATGCACAAGGTTCAAAAGCGCCGATTCAACGTTTGGCTGATCAAATTTCAGGTATTTTCGTACCAATCGTAGTCGGAATTGCAATCATCACTTTCTTAGTCTGGTTTATTTGGGTACACCCAGGTGAGTTTACACCTGCACTAGAGGTATTAATTGCCGTACTTGTCATAGCTTGTCCATGTGCACTTGGCTTAGCTACACCAACTTCCATTATGGCAGGGTCAGGTCGAGCAGCAGAGCTTGGTATCTTATTCAAGGGTGGCGAGCATTTAGAACAAACACAAGCCATTGACACCGTTGTACTCGATAAAACAGGTACAGTTACTCATGGTAAACCAGTATTAACAGATGTTCTAATAGCAGACGGACAAGATGAAGATGAAATTTTAGGACTGATTGGTGCTGCTGAAAAGCAGTCAGAGCACCCATTAGCAGAAGCTATCGTACAAGGAATCAAGGATAAAGGCATAGCCCTTGGTAAGGTTCAATCATTCGAAGCTATACCAGGTTTTGGGGTTCAAGCAACTGTATCTGGTCAAGGTGTTGTCATAGGCACACGGAAACTCATGCAGCAATATGGGATTGATATACAATCCGTTCTACCAGCAATGGAGAAACTAGAGAAGAACGGTAAAACAGCGATGCTTGTTGGAATTAATGGGCAATATGCAGGCTTAGTTGCTGTGGCCGATACAATTAAAGATACATCCAGAGAGGCTGTTCAACGCTTAAAGCAAATAGGCATTACAGTCATTATGATGACAGGAGACAACGAGCGTACAGCACAAGCAATTGGTAAGGAGGTCGGTGTTGACGCTGTTATTGCCGAAGTACTTCCAGAAGGTAAAGCTGAGGAAGTGAAAAAACTACAAAAACAAGGCAAGAAGGTTGCAATGGTCGGAGACGGAATTAATGACGCGCCAGCATTAGCCACTGCTGATATAGGGATGGCTATTGGTACAGGTACTGATGTTGCCATGGAAGCAGCAGATATTACCCTTATTCGTGGTGACCTCAACAGCATTGCGGATGCAATAGTAATGAGTAAAAAAACGATGCGTAATATTAAACAAAACTTATTCTGGGCTTTTGCGTATAACACTATTGGAATGCCCATTGCTGCTGTTGGATTACTGGCACCTTGGGTTGCAGGTGCTGCGATGGCGTTTAGCTCTGTGAGTGTGGTTTTGAATGCATTGCGGTTACAACGAGTTAAGTTGGATAAATAAAAAAGTTGTGATTCTTCTTTATGATTACAGCAGTTTAGGGGTTACGTTCTTTAGAGCGGAATATCAATATGAATGAAGATATTCCGTTGTCTTTATAAACCTTATAATCATATAATTGTGTAAAAAGGATGCGTACCATGCCTATAAATTCTTTCGAAAACTACCCGATGAGCTGGAAACCATCAATCGATAAGAGAGACAAGCCTATCTACCAAACACTGGCAAGACAATTAGAACAGGACGTATTGGACGGAGTGTTACTTCCTGGAACGAAACTGCCTCCACAGCGGGAACTGGCCGATTATTTAGATTTAAACTTAAGTACTATTTCCAAAGCTTTTAAAGTATGTGAGCTTAAAGGACTGGTAAGTGCGTCTGTGGGAAGCGGCACATTTGTATCATATGATGCGTTATCGAATGCCTATTTATTAGAAGATACAAAGCCGAAGCATTTAATTGAAATGGGAGCAACCTTGCCAGATGATGCTTCTTACGAGCCGCTGATGCTCCAGCTTAAGACGATGCTGCAAGAATCTGACTATGAAAGATGGTTCGGTTATGGAAGAGCAGGCGAAAGCTTATGGCAGAAGGATGCTGCTGTAAAGCTGATGAGAAGAGGTGGGTTTGAAACAACGGTAGATCATATCTTATTTGCCAATGGCGGTCAAAATGCGATAGCTGCTGCATTGGCAAGTTTGTGCAAGCCTGGTGACCGGATTGGTGTGGATCACCATACATATCCGGGCTTAAAAACAGTTGCAGCAATGCTTAGTGTGCAAATAGTGCCAATTAGATCGGAGTACTATCAACTAAGCCCAGAATCGTTTGAACATGCGTGTAAAAATGAAAATATTAAAGGGATTTATATCATTCCTGATTATCATAATCCGACTGCTTCTTTTATGTCTGTTGAAAACCGGGAAAAGATTGCAGCAATAGCCAAAAAGTACAACCAGTTTGTAATAGAAGATGCATCTTACCATCTGCTCAGCAACAACCCGCTGCCTGCTGTAGCATCTTTTGCTCCAGATCAGGTCATCTACATTTCTAGTCTATCTAAATCATTTGCTCCAGGACTTCGATTGGCTTATGTTGCAGTGCCAAAGCAGTTCAAAGAGCCATTATCTAAGGCGCTTTATAATTTAAATATAACGGTGTCACCGCTGTTAGCAGAATTGACGGCAAGAATGATAGTATCTAATCAATTTGAAACTTTGGTTGAGAGCCACCGCGAGCAAAACATTCGCAGGAACAAACTCGCAGATGAATATTTGTCTGACTATACTTGTGTTGGTGACGAAACAGGCATCTTTCGTTGGCTGCTGTTACCAGGGAAGCTAACTGGAGCTGAATTCGAAGCATTAGCCGCACAGAATGGAGTACAAGTATATGCGGCTGAACGCTTTGTTGTTGGCAATAGTTGCCCTGACAGAGCAGTAAGAATTTCAGTCTGTGCCCCTGAATCAATGGAAGAGCTAAAATTAGGCTTGGTTATTTTGAAGCGGTTGTTAGAAACTCCTATATAAATATTGTTTGCCATACAATTATGTTATTGTATGGCTTTTTTAGGGCGTGTTATGATGACTTAAAATCAAGGTATGAATTCATTTGAAAGGCAGGTTAGTTCATGTGACGGATGTTCAATCAGACAAGCTGCAAAGTTACATAACTTCATCAGAAAACTTAAAGTCATTATACAAACGCACTTTAATTATTGTAAGCATTTCGCAAATTTTTGGCGGTGCAGGACTGGCTGCAGGTGTTACGGTAGGATCACTTCTTGCTCAGCAAATGCTTGGTACAGACGCCTTTGCTGGATTGCCAACGGCTTTATTTACGTTAGGATCCGCAGGAGCAGCATTATTTGTCGGGAGACTATCTCAACGTTTTGGGCGCCGAACCGGTCTTACAGCGGGATTTATTATTGGCGGGCTTGGAGCAATCGGGGTTATTATTTCAGCTATATTAAATAGCATTATTTTATTATTCCTCTCTCTGCTTAAATATGGTTCAGGAACAGCAACGAATTTGCAAGCCAGATATGCAGGAACCGATTTAGCAAATAGTAAACAGCGCGCAAAAGCGGTTAGTATTACCATGGTATTTACAACATTTGGTGCAGTTGCGGGGCCCAATTTAGTAAACGTGATGGGAGATTTCGCCTTATCTAATGGTATTCCGTCACTTGCTGGTCCTTTCATTTTAGCAGCCGTCGCATATATTTTAGCAGGACTAGTTCTGTTTATAATGCTCCGTCCTGATCCATTGCTAACAGCAAGAACAATAGATGCTACTAACCAAATATCTAAAGATAATGTCCAACTAACAGCAGAAAATACAGAGAATAAACGAGGAATTATTGTTGGTGCAACAATTATGGTACTTACGCAAATTGTTATGATTGCGATTATGACGATGACACCAGTTCATATGAAGCATAATGGTCATGGGCTTTGTTCTGTAGGTTTAGTTATCGGGTTTCATATTGGGGCCATGTATCTGCCCTCCCTGATTACAGGTGTCCTTGTTGATAAATTAGGCCGACCTGTAATGGCGATGGCTTCTGGTATTACGCTGCTTTTGGCAGGTTTAATTTCAGCATTTGCACCAGGAGATTCTATGGTTTTATTAGTTATTGCTCTTTGCTTACTTGGGTTAGGATGGAATTTTGGATTAATAAGCGGGACAGCTTTGATTATTGACTCGACTAAAACTTCCACAAGAGCAAAAACGCAAGGTGCAGTTGATGTTTTGATTGCCTTGTCAGGAGCTGCTGGCGGAGCAATGTCTGGAATGATTGTAGCTGGTTCCAATTATGCAACATTATCATTTGCAGGAGGAATTTTATCCCTAGTTTTAATTCCAGTAGTAATCTGGGCTCTTAAAGAGAAAAAATAAACTCGCATGAGATAGGTGTATAAGACAATGAATAATCCTCCCTTTATTATCAATAATAAAAAAGGGAGGGAATAGTGTGAAGGAAGAACAAAGACTGTTGTTGGAAGAAATTAGAAAAGCAGAAATTGCCCAAAGTGACCGATGGTTAAGCTATTGGCAACAGTACTCTAATATGGATACATGGCAATTTTGGGTGGTATTAATGATGTTTTTACTGCCACTTCCCGTATTAATTCTTTTTATAGACCGAAAAAAGGTTTTTCAACTTGGCTTTTACGGATACGGTATTCATTTATTTTTTGCAATTATTGATTCTTTTGGAGTGATAAAAGGATTATGGATATATCCTTATAAGTTACTTCCTGGGTTGCCAGCAAGTATTGCCCTTGATTCCTCCTTTGTTCCTGTAACGTATATACTTCTATATCAATATATCCTTAATAATAAGAAGAATTATTATATTTGGATGTTAATGCTGTGCTTAGTTTTTGCCTTTTTTCTAAAACCATTAATGGTGGGGCTAGGTTTGTTCCGCTTCGGTGGCAGAGAGAACTTCTTAATGCTGTTTTGGGGGTATGTGGCTGTAGCACTAATACCTAAATGGATTACTGATTTTTTTATGTACTTACTAAACAATAATCGCTTTAGTTTACACAATAAATTGCGGAACTTAAAATAGAGCTGCTTATTTGCGGCTTGTTTTTTGTTGGATTAAAAGTAGGGCACAGACATCACAGCAAGTTAATTTTGGTCACCTAGGCTGGGACATAGGTATGTAAATCTGTATAAAAACCGAACTATTAATCATCTATTGATTAATAGTTCGGTTTTCGTGCTTTTAGTTTTAATACAATAATTAAAAAACTTAGAGGAATGGAGCGGAGGACACTCGACTCCTGTGGGAAATAGAGGATGCTTTAGACCCCGCAGGCGAAGAGACGAGGAGGCTCAAGCTTTGCCCGCTGGAAAGCGAGTGGACGAGAGCGC
This genomic window contains:
- a CDS encoding metal-sensitive transcriptional regulator, giving the protein MDNSVKGEACHTVDGTSSRKSHHPERVKKDLTTRLNRIEGQIRGIKGMIDKDVYCDDVITQISATQSALNSVAKILLEGHLKGCVVDRLSKGDEEVLDELVVTIQKLMKK
- the copZ gene encoding copper chaperone CopZ; protein product: MQSVTLNVQGMSCGHCVKAVEESVGELEGINQVSVKLDKALVEVSFNETQVSLDKIKETIEDQGYDVE
- a CDS encoding heavy metal translocating P-type ATPase; translation: MSTAAKSAASKETNIGITGMTCAACATRIEKGLNKLEGVEQATVNLALEKSIIKYDATKLSEADFEKKIEALGYGVVKQKAEFNITGMTCAACATRIEKGINKIQGVANANVNLALEKAMIEFNPAEVSVGDILTKVEKLGYGAHQQQDETEQVDYREKHIKDQQRKFIISALISLPLLWTMVAHFSFTSFLYVPDLLMNPWIQLILATPVQFIIGKQFYVGAYKAIRNGSANMDVLVVMGTSAAYFYSLYQAIVTAGTHHGPHLYFETSAVLITLILLGKLFEAKAKGRSSEAIKKLMGLQAKTAIVIRDGSEKEIPVEEVVIGDIVLVKPGEKIPVDGEVLDGTTAVDESMLTGESLPVDKKAGDMLYGSTINKNGFIKMTATKVGRNTALAQIIKVVENAQGSKAPIQRLADQISGIFVPIVVGIAIITFLVWFIWVHPGEFTPALEVLIAVLVIACPCALGLATPTSIMAGSGRAAELGILFKGGEHLEQTQAIDTVVLDKTGTVTHGKPVLTDVLIADGQDEDEILGLIGAAEKQSEHPLAEAIVQGIKDKGIALGKVQSFEAIPGFGVQATVSGQGVVIGTRKLMQQYGIDIQSVLPAMEKLEKNGKTAMLVGINGQYAGLVAVADTIKDTSREAVQRLKQIGITVIMMTGDNERTAQAIGKEVGVDAVIAEVLPEGKAEEVKKLQKQGKKVAMVGDGINDAPALATADIGMAIGTGTDVAMEAADITLIRGDLNSIADAIVMSKKTMRNIKQNLFWAFAYNTIGMPIAAVGLLAPWVAGAAMAFSSVSVVLNALRLQRVKLDK
- a CDS encoding PLP-dependent aminotransferase family protein, producing the protein MPINSFENYPMSWKPSIDKRDKPIYQTLARQLEQDVLDGVLLPGTKLPPQRELADYLDLNLSTISKAFKVCELKGLVSASVGSGTFVSYDALSNAYLLEDTKPKHLIEMGATLPDDASYEPLMLQLKTMLQESDYERWFGYGRAGESLWQKDAAVKLMRRGGFETTVDHILFANGGQNAIAAALASLCKPGDRIGVDHHTYPGLKTVAAMLSVQIVPIRSEYYQLSPESFEHACKNENIKGIYIIPDYHNPTASFMSVENREKIAAIAKKYNQFVIEDASYHLLSNNPLPAVASFAPDQVIYISSLSKSFAPGLRLAYVAVPKQFKEPLSKALYNLNITVSPLLAELTARMIVSNQFETLVESHREQNIRRNKLADEYLSDYTCVGDETGIFRWLLLPGKLTGAEFEALAAQNGVQVYAAERFVVGNSCPDRAVRISVCAPESMEELKLGLVILKRLLETPI
- a CDS encoding MFS transporter produces the protein MHLKGRLVHVTDVQSDKLQSYITSSENLKSLYKRTLIIVSISQIFGGAGLAAGVTVGSLLAQQMLGTDAFAGLPTALFTLGSAGAALFVGRLSQRFGRRTGLTAGFIIGGLGAIGVIISAILNSIILLFLSLLKYGSGTATNLQARYAGTDLANSKQRAKAVSITMVFTTFGAVAGPNLVNVMGDFALSNGIPSLAGPFILAAVAYILAGLVLFIMLRPDPLLTARTIDATNQISKDNVQLTAENTENKRGIIVGATIMVLTQIVMIAIMTMTPVHMKHNGHGLCSVGLVIGFHIGAMYLPSLITGVLVDKLGRPVMAMASGITLLLAGLISAFAPGDSMVLLVIALCLLGLGWNFGLISGTALIIDSTKTSTRAKTQGAVDVLIALSGAAGGAMSGMIVAGSNYATLSFAGGILSLVLIPVVIWALKEKK
- a CDS encoding CBO0543 family protein, encoding MKEEQRLLLEEIRKAEIAQSDRWLSYWQQYSNMDTWQFWVVLMMFLLPLPVLILFIDRKKVFQLGFYGYGIHLFFAIIDSFGVIKGLWIYPYKLLPGLPASIALDSSFVPVTYILLYQYILNNKKNYYIWMLMLCLVFAFFLKPLMVGLGLFRFGGRENFLMLFWGYVAVALIPKWITDFFMYLLNNNRFSLHNKLRNLK